In Ahaetulla prasina isolate Xishuangbanna chromosome 6, ASM2864084v1, whole genome shotgun sequence, a single window of DNA contains:
- the GPR26 gene encoding G-protein coupled receptor 26: MNIWEVILAFLIVVLILVSLLSNVLVLICFLYSADIRKQVPGLFILNLTFCNLLMTALNMPLTLAGIIYKKPPGGEQLCHIVGFLETFLTTNSMLSMAALSIDRWIAVVFPLNYHSKMRYKDAALILSYTWLHSVSFPIVATSLSWVGFHHLYASCTLYNKRLEDRTQFMIFTGIFHSFSFLLSLIVLCFTYLKVLKVARFHCKRIDVITMQTLVLLVDIHPSVRERCLEEQKRRRQRATKKISTFIGTFILCFAPYVITRLVELSSIVPINAHWGVISKCLAYSKAVSDPFVYSLLRHQYKKTWKDIINKMLKRGSINSSGLTSESQSRNFLQGNE; the protein is encoded by the exons ATGAACATTTGGGAAGTGATCCTGGCTTTCTTGATTGTGGTGCTCATCCTTGTATCGTTGCTGTCCAATGTGTTGGTGCTGATCTGCTTTCTGTATAGTGCAGATATCCGCAAGCAAGTCCCGGGATTGTTTATCCTCAACCTGACCTTCTGCAACTTGTTGATGACTGCTTTGAACATGCCTCTCACTCTGGCTGGGATCATTTACAAGAAACCACCTGGAGGAGAACAGCTTTGCCACATAGTGGGGTTTTTAGAGACTTTCTTGACTACCAATTCCATGCTGAGCATGGCAGCTCTCAGCATTGACCGGTGGATAGCAGTGGTATTTCCTCTAAACTACCATTCCAAGATGCGTTACAAAGATGCTGCCCTCATTCTGAGCTACACGTGGTTACACTCAGTATCTTTTCCAATTGTGGCAACTTCTCTTTCTTGGGTAGGATTCCACCACCTTTATGCCTCTTGCACCCTGTACAACAAGAGACTGGAGGACAGGACCCAGTTTATGATTTTCACAGGAATCTTTCATTCCTTtagctttctcctctctctcataGTCTTGTGTTTCACATATCTGAAAGTGCTGAAGGTGGCACGCTTTCACTGTAAAAGGATTGATGTGATTACTATGCAGACCCTTGTGCTCCTTGTGGACATCCATCCCAG TGTAAGAGAGCGATGTCTAGAAGAGCAAAAGAGACGGAGACAACGAGCAACCAAGAAGATCAGTACATTTATTGGCACTTTTATACTTTGTTTTGCACCGTATGTAATCACAAG ATTAGTAGAATTGTCATCAATAGTTCCCATCAATGCTCACTGGGGAGTTATTTCCAAGTGTCTGGCCTATAGTAAAGCTGTTTCAGATCCTTTTGTGTATTCTTTGTTACGACACCAGTACAAGAAAACATGGAAAGACATAATAAATAAGATGCTGAAAAGAGGCTCAATAAATTCATCAGGTCTCACAAGTGAATCACAAAGTCGAAATTTTTTGCAAGGGAACGAATGA